TGTTATCTTAATCGTATAACCTTTTGAAGGTGTTGCTGTAAATCCGCCAACCGTAGAAAATGACACTGCTGTAATCTCATTTTTAGTATTATCCGTTGTTGTCTGCTGTGATTTGTACAAACAGCCCTGTACTAGAAGCGTCTGTGCAACCAGAAGCGAGAGATTTATAATCAATTTTCCGCCCATATCTTGTTCCTTTAGAAGCTGGTAAATAATCAAACAAAAAAAAGCGTTGTCTGTTGTCAACAGACAACGCTTTTTACTACTTTCCTAATTTACAAAAGTTATTCAGATTTCGTGACCCCAATCTCTGTATTCGTTACATATCAAACCGATCAGTTGCCTTGGATCAGCTCGAAAGCTGTTCCTCGTAGTACCATACTCACTCGTGACTGGAAATTTTATTCCCTAACAAAAAGTTGTTCATTCCGTTTCCTATCAAAACACATTGATACAGGGCAAAAAAACAAGTGTTTTTCTATAACTATAGGTTAATATTCACTTTCCTTTTAGTGCCTTTTCGAAGGAAAAAAACGGAATCTTCACAGCCCCAGTAGGGATAAAGCACATGCTAAGCACAGATAAAGCACTGTTCATGTATAAAGCAAAATGCGCTTTAAAAGTACTTCAAGCATGCGTGAAGGCTTCACAAAGCGACCAAAAATGAGGGCAAGTAGAGCTAGATTTAGTTAATTAATAACTATTTAAATTCATTCGATGAATATACGTAAATGCTCGTTGTTTTATCATTTAATCACTTGAAAATAAAATAGAAATAGGTGTTAATATAAATAATAGGAGTCCACGATTTTGTTTATAATGGTTGTTTTTCATGAATAGATTAAATAAAAAAAGAACTAGTAAGGTGCTTGCTATTCTTTCTGATTTTTCAGAAAAAATTTGAGCGGAGCTAACATGCTATAGCTCTGCCCGCTTTTCATATTTTACAATTATGTATATTAAAAAGAACATTTCCTACCCATTACAGCATTAAGAAAGGAAAACCATTATTCTGTCCTATGGCTATTAATCTTTGTCTTAAAAGAATCTAAAAAGAAATTTAGTTCCTTGGCGTCTTCTTTGGTACCAATAGCCTTTTCTTCCTTTTGGTTCCATCTATTAACATCCCACTTTCTTTTGGTGGAGGTTTCTTTTGGAACTCCATCAACTGTAATCCGTACATAAATAAAGCGGATTGATTTGTCTTTCACATTTGAGCTCTTTAAAAAGAAAGAAAGTCCATAGCTTTGCTCTAACATAATAAAACTTTTTAATTGTTATAAATGTCGAACCTAGACTTAAAGTAATCAAGACGTTAAAGTACTTTAAAAGTTGAAAATCAATCACTTAAACTACATTCTGTGGCACCTTTTTCAAAATGCAAAAAGTGCTACATATGTGCCACAGACTTTTAGGGTGTTTTTGAAGATTTTGCGAATCGCCATAAACAAAAAAATCCTGCAAATCATTGATTATGCAGGATTTATCTATTTTTTAGCGCTTTTTAAAAACTTTAAATTTGCACCTGGCGGAGAGTGAGGGATTCGAACCCCCGAACCTGTGACAGTTAACGGTTTTCAAGACCGCCGCATTCGACCACTCTGCCAACTCTCCGCGACAAAAGTACGAATTTCCACTCTCCTACCAAATTTTATTTTATATATTGTGCTTATTGAGCTTTTATAAACTGAATATCAGCACTAAATTTTACATCGTCGCTCACCATTACCCCTCCTGTTTCCAATGCCGCATTCCAATTAAGGCCAAATTCTGAACGTTTGATTTTGCCCTCTACAATAAAACCAGCTTTGGTATTTCCCCAAGGATCTTTTTGGATACCTGCAAATTCCAAATCGAATACGACCGGTCTAGTGACATCACGAATAGTCAGATTTCCCTTAATTTGTTCATTTTCTAAACTCGTTGCCTCAAAAGTAATGGTGGGATATTTTTCCACATCAAAAAAGTCTGGACTTTTTAGATGTCCATCCCGTTGTTCATTACGCGTATTGATGGACGCAGTGTCAATAACAACTTTCGCTAGGGCATTTTTAAAATCTTCGCCTTCGGCATCAACATCTATTTTAAAACCGTCAAAGTTTCCTTTAACGTTCGTAATCATCATGTGTTTTACTTTGAATTCTATCTCGCTATGTGCAGCGTCTAGTTGCCATTTTCCTTGTGCCATAATTTTATGTTTTTTCTATTTGTTTAATAACACAAAGGTAACAGCAGTTTTATTCATTTTGTTTGACCTAGATCAATAAAATAATCTTGTTGAAAAGCAATCAGTTATTGAAAAACCACAAAAAAAAGTTGGCGATATTTTGGAAATATAACACAAATGTCTACTTTTGCATTACCGAAAGCGACGCGCCAATAGCTCAGCTGGATAGAGCATCGGTTTTCTAAACCGACGGTCTCAGGTTCGAATCCTGATTGGCGTACCAAAAGTGTTAAAAATCGGCCTTAATGATACCATTAGGGCCGATTTTTCATTTTACTAGTTTTGTAACTAGTCAGATCGGGGCCCGTGTTAACGATTTAAAGGCATTTTCTGCCACACCCAAAAACAAATTTAAAACGCGTTTAACATGAGAACCACCAACCAAAAAGTAAAAGTTTCAATAAGACAGCGGACACAAGGAAAAAATCCTGCAAGAGGTTCTGTCCACATACACGTATCTATCGACGGCGTTGCCGATATGATCCCACTCAAGATTTCATGGCCAGTTGACAAGTTCGACAATGGAGTACTCCTCCCACGTGACGGATTTGATGATGACACCCTTTGCACCCAAAACAATTTCCGGATACAAAATGAGCGATCACGCGTCGATGCACTTGTCTTTAGATATTATGCCCTTGATCGAGCCATTACCCATGAGCTGATCAGGCGCGAGGTATCGCTTAAAATATCAAAAGATGATATCGTCGCATTTATAAAAGGCGAAGGCAGGCAATTGCTCCGCGAGCATTTGATCGAGCACGGAACCTACAAACATTACGTGACTGTGATCGCCCGGATAGAAAAATACTTTAAAGAGACCGGATCTTACTGGAAATTTAATACGATCGATGATCACGAACTCCGAATTCATCAGCGCTGGCTTCTGGACAATTTTACACACAATACAACAGCCGGCCATATGCGCGTGATCAAGAAGTTTCTGACTATGGGTGTATCAAAAGGACTCATCCCGGAAAGTCCTGCAGATAAATTGAAGACTTTAAAATATCAGGATGGAATCCGCGAAGTTCTGACAAAAGATGAAATCAACAAACTGTACAATTTCTATATCGAAGATGGCACGGAACTTCTGACCGAACTGGAGCATACCGCATTGCGTCGATATCTGGTGGCCTGCTTTACCGGACTAAGAAAATCAGATATCGAGCAGCTAGACCCACGGCTCCATATCCGCAACAACAATATTCTTCGGTTAAGTATGTTCAAAACACGGAAATATGGTAAAGTCATTGAATTCACCCTCCCAAAAATTGCTGTGGAGCTGATCGGCAAAAAGAGAGGAATTATATTTCCAACGATTGAATCCTATTCGCTGGGTAAAGCATTACGTAGAGCACTGACGAAAGCTGGTATAGACAAATACATGAAATTTCACTCCAGCAGGGATACATTTGCGACCACGTTCATCTTATTAGGTGGTAATCCTGTCGATCTCATGGAAATTTTAGGACACTCCGATCTAAAAACAACCATGATTTACGTTAAGATGGCCAGCGACTCAAAAAGTAAAACAATGCAGTTCTTCGACGACCTCGTAAAATAACTGCAAAAACGTTCCAATTGTTCCAATCGCCTTTTTCGCCAACGAAAAGGGCTTTTTTATGGCAATTTCCTTTTTGGAACACTTGGAACGGTCATAGATTATTGAAGCTGCAGCGCTTTCATTGCCCCATCCCATTTCTCCTCGAGCAGTTGATCGGCTAGTTTGGGAACCGCACGATCCAGTTGAGGATTTAACCACTCTTTGGCTTTTCGTTTCCCAGTCCCCAGCTTGCCTAATGATTTTGGATTGGTACTTTTCTTTTGTCCGGACTTTGTTGTCCAGGTCGAACCTTTTGAACCGGCCACACCTTTTCCTGCCCCCTTGTGCAGGAAAGCTAGGTATCGATGAAATTTAAATGTTATCGTTTCAATCTGACCATAATTCTGCTTATATCTAATTTTGATCGAGTTCTCACCCTCTCCTGTTTGCTGAGTACTGGTGACCATAGCTGCATAGCTGCCTTTAATGGAGGTGATAGTTTCTCCTCCCCAGGCTTTTATTCGATTATTCCACATTTTTAAGAATTTACAGTGTTTTCAATTTTAACTTTCGTATCCTGGGCATTTTCAAATTCAGAAAACAACATGATGACCTTTTTATCACCCATGGCGATCATAGCCTGATAAAGTAGATCCATCTTACTCTCCAGGACTGAAGTATCAGAATTGTTCTGAACAATCACTGGTGACTGAGCTGTCAGACTCCCAATTTGATTAATTCTCCCGGCCTCCATCATATCGACGAAATTGGCAATTCGAGGATCACGCAATTGTTCTGAGGAAACCACATATTCCGGCATATGGTTTTCACCTGCAGTAAATTGATTGCCCATCGAATTTGTAAACAAAGTCGGCTCGTTGACTTTCCCCTGAGCTTTCTTTCCAGGAGTAAAACCACCATGGAAAAATTGTGGTGGTTTTGTAGCTGCAATTACCGCGATCTGTGCAGCTCCGGCAGCAGCAGCTGCAGCCGCAAGAAATATATTTGGCAATGCCTTTGTTACCGCCAAAGCTGTGTTGATACCAGCCTGAAGCAATGACGCATTTTTATCAGCCTTCCACGCTTTCAGCTTTTCAGCACGTGCCTGCTTATCATATTTATCATTGATAGCCTTTTTTTGAGCTTCAGACAGATTCTTATTTGAAAGCTCCTTTTCTCGTTGCTTTTCAATATTGGAAAGCGCTGCATCGAGTTCAGCCTGCCGATTGTTGGCCCCAATTTGAAACAAAGCACCTGATAGATCCTCTGCAGCTTGGATGGCAGTGTCCTTTATTTTCTTTGCACGATCCTTATCGGCCTTACCATTCTCCTCATCCTTTTTCTGCTGGTACTTGGCATCAATGGCATCCATAGCTTGCTTGAATAGCTCAGTGTCCTTTAATTGTTCACCATACTTTTCTCGGAGCTTATCTATCTCGAGCTGATGTTGAGCTTCGATTTCAGCAATCCTTCTCGCATGCTCATTTGCAACAAATCCTGTGGTACCTGTTTCTAAGACTTTGATCTCTTTCTCTAGCCGTTCACGCTCCCGAATTTTGGCCTGCGCAAGTTCTCTTTCCCAGGCCTCCTGAATTTGTGCTTTTTGGGCTTCATTGGTACCTGCATCTTTCAGCAACTTCTTATAATGCTCATCGATCCGAATCTGTTCCCGATCCAGCTCCGTAAGCATCTTTTGCCCCATGTCGGAGCGGATTTTGGTGATTGCTTCAGAGATTTCCTTCTCTTGTTTTTCCCGTAAATGAGCAATTGCTGATTCTTTATCAGCCTGAAGGAAAAGAACCCGGCCCTCGGCTTCCAAACGTTCCTGTTCACTCGCTCCTTTCTTGTCCCGGAAACCTTCCCAGGCTTCGATCAGCTTATCGTATTTAGCTTCCTCAAGGGCAATTTCCTTGTCATTTTCCGCAAGCTGCTCCTGGTAGCGTTGCGCATTAAAAAGTTTTTCCTCGTCTACAAGTTTTTCATAGAGCTTTTGCGCAGCTTCCCGGTCTTTTTCCGCTTGAGACTTCTTCTCTTTTTTTGGATCAGGCGCATTAATAATAGCATCATCTTTCTTCGGGAGACTTACATCCAATACGGGTGTGTTTTTTGCTTTAAGATATTCCGCCAAAGCTTCAGGAGAAAGTGCGTTATCTGTACCATTTACTAAATCCAAAGCTCGTTGATCAACATCGATCTTCATGCTCTGCAGCATTTTCGTGTTATCGTAGATAGTAGCTTTCCATTTTTTCGCAAATTCTTCTTTAGATTTTTTATCGTATTCCCATATGGAATTTTTGTCCAAGCCAAACCAAGAAAGAAATCCTCCCTTTTTTCCGATATTATCAGTTTGCCGTTTTTGAATATTATTGATTTCTTTTGTACTTCGATCAACAACATCTAAACCGGTTGCGATATCTGATTTTAGCTTATCTATATAATCTTTGTTCTTCGCCTCAAAAAGCTCTTTTTGTGCTTTATTGAATAAATTTATTTTTCCCCGATTTATATCAAGTGCCTGACCATATTTATCCCATTCCGTTACCGCTTCTGGAATAA
The DNA window shown above is from Sphingobacterium thalpophilum and carries:
- a CDS encoding Arm DNA-binding domain-containing protein, which translates into the protein MLEQSYGLSFFLKSSNVKDKSIRFIYVRITVDGVPKETSTKRKWDVNRWNQKEEKAIGTKEDAKELNFFLDSFKTKINSHRTE
- a CDS encoding YceI family protein translates to MAQGKWQLDAAHSEIEFKVKHMMITNVKGNFDGFKIDVDAEGEDFKNALAKVVIDTASINTRNEQRDGHLKSPDFFDVEKYPTITFEATSLENEQIKGNLTIRDVTRPVVFDLEFAGIQKDPWGNTKAGFIVEGKIKRSEFGLNWNAALETGGVMVSDDVKFSADIQFIKAQ
- a CDS encoding tyrosine-type recombinase/integrase; translated protein: MRTTNQKVKVSIRQRTQGKNPARGSVHIHVSIDGVADMIPLKISWPVDKFDNGVLLPRDGFDDDTLCTQNNFRIQNERSRVDALVFRYYALDRAITHELIRREVSLKISKDDIVAFIKGEGRQLLREHLIEHGTYKHYVTVIARIEKYFKETGSYWKFNTIDDHELRIHQRWLLDNFTHNTTAGHMRVIKKFLTMGVSKGLIPESPADKLKTLKYQDGIREVLTKDEINKLYNFYIEDGTELLTELEHTALRRYLVACFTGLRKSDIEQLDPRLHIRNNNILRLSMFKTRKYGKVIEFTLPKIAVELIGKKRGIIFPTIESYSLGKALRRALTKAGIDKYMKFHSSRDTFATTFILLGGNPVDLMEILGHSDLKTTMIYVKMASDSKSKTMQFFDDLVK
- a CDS encoding phage tail tape measure protein; amino-acid sequence: MASNNENRGVNIYLNANAADDTLKQLKASATRLRNELALLPRGSEEFAEKSKILDQVKERLKSLRDEAEGTRESFFNLKEEIKDLAKLAIGATIGGSLLDVAKNIISQNKELSDSYAGVMKTTGLTEVQVEAVNKSLQKIDTRTAKSELLGLAQVAGKLGLSSVEDVEGFVRSADKIGVALGEDLGGTEQAVNELGKLLDIFKVKQQFGIEDALLKVGSAINDLGASGTANEKNLIDFSTRLAGIAPAAKISLPNVLGMAAVMDELGQSMQTSSTAIGQFIVGMGNDVPKYAKIAGMEVQDFANLLRDDANSAMKLVLDASKNTGGGIAELAKNMKELDVTGSEGRAAIGALANNIDMLRKKQEEVAQSFKDGTSITNEFNTANTNLAANIDKLANKFATMWENSGTRAVLTSITAALVDNRSESQKLKDELEQLGARNENLDKQLHPLLSTYDQLKSKGTLNKDEQIKLKETVQQLALVIPEAVTEWDKYGQALDINRGKINLFNKAQKELFEAKNKDYIDKLKSDIATGLDVVDRSTKEINNIQKRQTDNIGKKGGFLSWFGLDKNSIWEYDKKSKEEFAKKWKATIYDNTKMLQSMKIDVDQRALDLVNGTDNALSPEALAEYLKAKNTPVLDVSLPKKDDAIINAPDPKKEKKSQAEKDREAAQKLYEKLVDEEKLFNAQRYQEQLAENDKEIALEEAKYDKLIEAWEGFRDKKGASEQERLEAEGRVLFLQADKESAIAHLREKQEKEISEAITKIRSDMGQKMLTELDREQIRIDEHYKKLLKDAGTNEAQKAQIQEAWERELAQAKIRERERLEKEIKVLETGTTGFVANEHARRIAEIEAQHQLEIDKLREKYGEQLKDTELFKQAMDAIDAKYQQKKDEENGKADKDRAKKIKDTAIQAAEDLSGALFQIGANNRQAELDAALSNIEKQREKELSNKNLSEAQKKAINDKYDKQARAEKLKAWKADKNASLLQAGINTALAVTKALPNIFLAAAAAAAGAAQIAVIAATKPPQFFHGGFTPGKKAQGKVNEPTLFTNSMGNQFTAGENHMPEYVVSSEQLRDPRIANFVDMMEAGRINQIGSLTAQSPVIVQNNSDTSVLESKMDLLYQAMIAMGDKKVIMLFSEFENAQDTKVKIENTVNS